The Thermomicrobiales bacterium genome contains the following window.
CGGAAGACCGAGTCAATGAACAACCGACCCAACCCTGGCATACCGAAGACCGTCTCGACGACGATCGTGCCGCTGAGCATAAAGGCCAGTCGCAGGCCCAGGACGGTGATAACCGGCAGCAGGGCGTTGCGCACCACGTGTCGCAGGACGATGACGAACTCGGACAGCCCCTTGGACCGCGCCGTCGTCACATAATCCTGGCGCAGAATCTCCAGTGTCGCGCCACGTGTCAGCCGTGCCAGCAACGCCGTTTCCTGCGCTGAAAGGACCGCGACTGGCAGGATGAAGTTCTTCCAGCTCTGGGTGCCATTCGGTGGCAGCCAGCCCAGCTTCAATGAAAACAGAATGATCAGCATCAGCGAAATCCAGAAGGACGGCAGCGCTACGCCCAGCGTCGAACCGACGGCGGCGACATAGTCGAAGATCGAGTTCCGTCGAATCGCAGCCAGGATGCCCACTGGAATAGCGATAATCGTGGACAGCAAGAACGACGCCGCGTTCAGCTTGATGGTTACCCCGGCAGCCTGGCGCACCATCGTGCTGACCGGCACGCTCGTGCGCACAACCGACTTCCCGAAGTCGCCCCGCGCGATGTTGCCGGCCCAGGTGAAGTACTGCTCGTACCACGGCCGATCGAGGCCCCACTTGTGCTTGATCTGATCGATCTGCTCCTGGGAGACACGCGCCTGTCCGACCATCACATCAATCGGATTTCCTGGCGCGATCTGCATAATGCCGAACGTTACGATGCTGACCAGAAAGATCACCAGCAGGCCGTGAAGCGAGCGGCGTATCAGGTAGGCGACCATCGCGCAACCTCACTGCTCATCAGAGAAAAGGTCGGTCACTGCGATCCCGGCCGGCAGAATCCGGCCGGGACCGAGCGCCGTCGCCACGATTACGCCTTGGAACTATCCAACGACTCATCGATCCAGAACTTGTACACGTTCGCGTAGTAGAAGGTCGAGTTATTGGCGTGCTTCGGCCGCCCCTGGATGCGCTTGTTCCAGACGCCGATGTCCTCCCAGAACATGATGTAGAGGAAAGGAACGTCTTCCGCGATTATCGCCTGGATCTCTTTGTATATGCGCTGTCGCTCAGTCGGATCGACCGTGTGGACGCCGTCATCGAGGAGCTTGTCCATCTCCGGGTTGCGGTAGCTGGAGAAGTTCCGCGACGCGTCGGAGCGCAGGGTCGTGCGGGCGTCCGGCTCGGAGACGCCGTAGGTCCAGTTGAACAACGACGCGTCAAGGGTCCCCTTCGGCAGCCCATCGAGAATTGTGGCAACCGGCTTCTCGTCGATCTGCATGTCGATACCGATCGCCTTCAGATCCTGCTGAACAACCTCTGCCTCTGGTCGTCGCCGCTGGTCGCCGGTAATGACGGTACAGGTGAAGGTGAGCTTGACGCCGTTCTTTTCGCGAATGCCATCCGAGCCGGGCGCGTAGCCGGCGTCGTCCAGCAGCTTCTTGGCCGCGTCCGGATTGTGGTCGTACTTCGTCACGTCGGGGTTGTAAAAGAACACAACCGCTGGCGACAGGTTTGCGGTCGCCTTGACGGCCAATCCTTTCTCCAGATCATTGATCAGACGATCACGGTCAATCGCCGTCATCATCGCCTGGCGCACAACCTTGTCGGAAAGCGACGGCTTCTGGTTGTTGAGTGGGAAGTGATTCACCGCCGTGCCGGCCGCACGGTTGACGTCGAACTTCGCCTCCTGAATGAACTTGAGGTTGTCCTCTGCCTGGACCGGCCAGACGGCGAAGTCGGACTTGCCAGTACGTAGCGCAATCGCCCGCACCGATCCCTCCGGGACGACCTCCTCGCGGTAGGTGTCGATATTGGCTCGACCGCCCCAGTAGTTGTCATACGCTTCGAGAGTCGTCTGCTCGGCTGCGACCCATTCCTTCAGCTTGAATGGCCCAGTGCCAGTCGCCTGGCTGGTGTAGTTATCCTTGCCGGTCTTGCTCTGGATATGTTCGGGCACCAGCATCATGGCCGGCATCACGCCAGCCAGGAACGCGGCATTGACCTTGGTCATATTGATGACTATTGTCGTGTCGTCCGGCGTCTCGACGTCACCAACTTCCGCGAAGTCAGAGCCCATCACCGCTGCATTCGCTGGATCCTTGTACCAATCGACGTTGTACTTGGCATCCTTGGACGTGAGCGGCTGGCCATCCTGCCAGGTGACACCGGAGTGCATCTTGAAGGTGTATTTTGTGCCGTCCGGCGCGGCCTCGTAGCTCTCGGCCAGGATCGGAACGATCTGGTAGTCATAATCGAGGTCGATCAGTGGCTCGTGGATTGCCCGGATCATAACATAGTGGACGGTCGGTCCCTGGTCGTCGGGGTGCAGCGAGGCGATTTCCTGATGGCCCTGGACGACCATCGTGCCGCCCTTGATCGGGGTTCCGGCGCCGCCGCCCGCCTCAGGACTGGCGCTGGTCGTCGGGGACGCGCTCCCTCCGCCGCCTCCGGTGCCGGTCGTCGGCACGACCCCCTGGGTGGCGGTCGGTCGCGCTTCGCTCGGGGTCGAGGTTGCCGCTTTCTCGTTACTGCTTCCGCCACACGCCGCCAATAGCGACGCCACCACCGGGACACTGACCGTAATCACGGCGCCCCGTTTGAGTACATCACGCCGGCTGACGGGCACGCCGTTACTGAGAATGCCCTGTAGCCGAGACATCGTG
Protein-coding sequences here:
- a CDS encoding ABC transporter substrate-binding protein; this translates as MDTMSRLQGILSNGVPVSRRDVLKRGAVITVSVPVVASLLAACGGSSNEKAATSTPSEARPTATQGVVPTTGTGGGGGSASPTTSASPEAGGGAGTPIKGGTMVVQGHQEIASLHPDDQGPTVHYVMIRAIHEPLIDLDYDYQIVPILAESYEAAPDGTKYTFKMHSGVTWQDGQPLTSKDAKYNVDWYKDPANAAVMGSDFAEVGDVETPDDTTIVINMTKVNAAFLAGVMPAMMLVPEHIQSKTGKDNYTSQATGTGPFKLKEWVAAEQTTLEAYDNYWGGRANIDTYREEVVPEGSVRAIALRTGKSDFAVWPVQAEDNLKFIQEAKFDVNRAAGTAVNHFPLNNQKPSLSDKVVRQAMMTAIDRDRLINDLEKGLAVKATANLSPAVVFFYNPDVTKYDHNPDAAKKLLDDAGYAPGSDGIREKNGVKLTFTCTVITGDQRRRPEAEVVQQDLKAIGIDMQIDEKPVATILDGLPKGTLDASLFNWTYGVSEPDARTTLRSDASRNFSSYRNPEMDKLLDDGVHTVDPTERQRIYKEIQAIIAEDVPFLYIMFWEDIGVWNKRIQGRPKHANNSTFYYANVYKFWIDESLDSSKA
- a CDS encoding ABC transporter permease; this encodes MVAYLIRRSLHGLLVIFLVSIVTFGIMQIAPGNPIDVMVGQARVSQEQIDQIKHKWGLDRPWYEQYFTWAGNIARGDFGKSVVRTSVPVSTMVRQAAGVTIKLNAASFLLSTIIAIPVGILAAIRRNSIFDYVAAVGSTLGVALPSFWISLMLIILFSLKLGWLPPNGTQSWKNFILPVAVLSAQETALLARLTRGATLEILRQDYVTTARSKGLSEFVIVLRHVVRNALLPVITVLGLRLAFMLSGTIVVETVFGMPGLGRLFIDSVFRLDYQVIQAIVLISSLVVVVMNILTDLMYAYVDPRIRIR